The Ictalurus punctatus breed USDA103 chromosome 17, Coco_2.0, whole genome shotgun sequence sequence gagtgactgcaaaagacctgcagcaacaCTTGGATTTTTTCAACACTGCAGTGATTTACATCCTCTCCAAGAATCCATGGTCCACATTATAAAAACCCTTAGTCAACTGTACTTCGGCTCAGAAGACAAGTATCAGAGAATGGAGACATGTTCCCTGACCATCTTAGACTTTCAAAATGACTCCTATACAGTACCCAATACAAGCCTTCATTTCACGTTCCTCCAAGACACAAGGCAGATTGCTTACAGCAACCTGTATCTGGCCCTAAATGCTGTAGGTGTGGTGGACCcagaaacacaacaacagaTAAGAGCTGGTGGACAGAGCAGGTGCTGACCCTAAAGACAAACAAAAGCTGTATTACCCTCTGTCTATTTGGGCATCTGTCTGTACAAGCATGCTGGGACAAACCTCTATTGTCACTCTTCAGATTACCACCACATATGAGGTGCCCATCAAGCAATAAGCAAACAGCGTCTCCATAGAGTAACAGCAACTGGTTGAGAAGGAGGTCAAGGCTATATAACATCTCAAAGGGCTTACCCTGTCGTACTTCTACCCCTAAAAGGAGGCAGTACCTGGTTATGCATTGAGTACACCAAACATAACATCAAAACCCACCCAGATGGCAATCCAATAccacaggaacaggaaattttAGAGACAATGCACAGAGCTACAATTTTTAGTAAACCTGAGGTCCGGAGTAGCTACTGACAAGTGGAACTAGAACCTGACAGTATGCAGAAGACAGATTTTACAACCTGCTTTGGATAATTTGAGTTCTGGGTTCTTCTGTTTGGCCTCAAAAATGCAGCTGCTACTTTCCAGAGAATTATGGAGGTCATCATTTCAAAGATCAAAGGCAAATGTTAAGGCAAATGCTCTCTGGAAACTTTATTCCAGTGAAAGCTCAGATACCATATTTCAACTTGTCTAATTCTACACTTATCTACGTTTTCTGTGTATCCCACTCATCTCAAGGATCTCAGGACAGCTCTCTGATGTTATGGCTACATATGCATCGTGTGGGTGGAGTATTCTGTCcatgaaacatttaaacattgcTCCTAACAACCCAAACAGAATGGTGACCAATTGGTTTAACCCAAATGGAGTGGAAAAGgcctttttttttagatattggAGTCAAGGTAATCTGCCAATACCCTTTGGTTAAGGTCAGTGTTGAATAAAAGCTTGTCCATCTCGGGAACCACCATTACCAGAGTCACAGGAACTGTCTCATAGTCAACTTCTCCAAATCGTTATGTGACCTCAAAGGGTCCTTGTTACTTTGCGAGTAATTTAGAGCTTGATGAGGTAATGGAAAAATGAGCACTTTATCTCCCAGTGCAAATTCCCATAGCTGAGTACCCCGTCCTACAGTGAGGACTGTCATTCATGGCCTGATGCAAATTCTCCTGTGTTAGGTGACTTTAAGGTGTGGAGTTTTTCTCTCAGGTTCAGAATGTACTGAATTTTGATTTTGCTGTTAGAATCTAATGATGTTGAAGGCACCACAAGGCTGGCACCCATACAATAATTTGAATGGGGAAAACCCTGTGGAGGCTTGCAGGACCTCTCATATTGCAAACAGAGGCTACTTATCCCAATTCCGAGCATCATTGTGAACGAAGTTACAAATCATAGTTTTATATCATATTACTCTCTTCGTCCAGCCCATCCTTATGCTGATGGTAAACACTAGTGCAAATCAATTTAATTCCTAATAATTCATACAAAGGGTGTGTGACATTGTGTGACATAAAGGACATGCCCTGGTCAGTCAGGATCTCTTACAGGATCATGACTCAGGAGGCAACACAGAAGAGTGCCTCCACAATGCTGCATGCTGAGATGTTGTGGAGAGGCAAGAATTCTCTGTATCGTGTTGCGTAGTCCAGTGAAACTGACATAAAGTGATGTAGTTCATTCAAATGGCTTCCATGACGTTATGCTTATCCTGGAAATGCCTGGCAATTTGCCTGGGCTTTgctgaagtcctgtgttgagagAGAGGGAACTGGGGAAGACATCAGAGAATGAGGAGGGGGGGGAGGGGCTGGACCTGGGTCCACCACCATGTGATCCTCTGCCATCTGAACAGCTTCATCCAGGGATGCAGGCCTGTGGCACTGGACCCACCCCACCATTCCTGTCAGGAGTTGAATGATGAATTGCTCCAGTACAACAAGCTCAATGATCTGGTCTCTGTCCTGCTCCTCCACCATCAACCTAGTTGGTGCCAACTTCTGGGTGCTGCAGCAAACAGAAGCATTCATGGTGCTCATCTGGCATTCAGCTGGCCTGCTGCTGGACTGCCCTCTTGACTTTGGAAAACTCCAGTTGTGTCCGTGACAGCAGCTGCTGGGTTACAAGCTGGGCTTCCCCAATAGCAAATGGATGAGCACAACTTCCTCTGGCCATTCCCATCTTGGTGAGTGTCAGGGGTGGAATGGTGCCAGGGGACACAGCTAGAGATGTGGTGGGCTGCAGCAGCTTCTGGAGTGCCCATCACCTCTCTGCCTTATTCTGCTTGAGGGCTTCGAAGCACAGCAGTTGCTTGTTATGTAGGTCAAAAAGTGCTTGGTGTTGGATTTGACAGCTGATTGTAAGGTACTTTAGGATCTCGCTGAGTGGGGACACTTCCATGGATTTGTCCGAGTCTTCCAAAATCCCAGTTTTCAGCCACTGTAGTACCCAGTGTGTGAGGGTGCTCATGTTCGTTCACACCATGCTTTTCAGCACACTTTCAAAAACTCACTTCATTCAAgttcaagcaaaaaaaagtgtatctgtgtgagtgtgtgtaattgtgtgtgtgtgtgtgtgtgtgtgtgttgcatgctCTGCCAGTTCAGTCTCTCAGTCTTTCTATGATTGCAGCCatcactgaaagcacaaagtAACACAAATGAGTAGACTGACGGTAACAAGACACAAGTGAGAATCATCACCTTACATGCTGGTTCCACGTCCCTCCTCTCTGTCCACAGCTGATGTTCGACCATGCCCCAGCTGTCATACAGGCCTTCTCCATACTGCCTCACTTATGTTCAAGAGAACATTTTCTCATAATCCCATGGTTATCCCTGGCTAGGTACCCATAATCCCACTGTTTCCTGGACTAATAGAGAATACTGGAGTACTTATTTCCTTGTCTTTACACTCAGATTGACAGCGTTAATGCTAAGATGTTTCCCTACCCAAACCAGATCTCAATCTAGGAAATGTCTTTAATAAGTCTAAGGCCTCAGAGTTACCACCCACAATTGCCGTGGGATTGAGCTATCATTTATGTGGTACATCTCCTCCTCACAGTAGAATTTATCCTCTATCTTTAAACGAGACCCAGACCATGAAAAAGTATGTCTAGAGGCCCTAGTGTTAAGATAAATTTGTCCCTCCAACTCTCATGTAACTGTTGAGTTCTTTTTATTATGGACTAAGACACTGTATTGATTATAGGGCCCTAAATTCTGTCATGGTGAAGTACCAGTGTCCACTCCCACTAGTGACTTGTGTATTCCTATTCAGAGACTGAGCATGTGGAATATGTCTGCCAAGTGCTAAAGAAACTCATGGACAATAACCTGTATGTGAAACTTGAGAAATATGAATTTCATCAACCCTCCACGGTGCCCCCATTCTCTGGCTCTCTGTTCCATAATTGTCCTTTGATGTGGAGGTAGATGCTTCAGAAAGCAGTATTGGAGCTATCTTGCCACAGCTTCATGGAAATCCACCTAAATTACCACTATGTGATTTCCACAAATACAGTGTGCTttttactgtaataataaacCTTGGATCATAAAGTATCTGAAGAGCCTGCTGAATAGGAATTCGATGGTTTTCAAGGTGGGTGATAAGGAGGAGTTCCAGTCAGAGCCTCAGACAGCTCTGTAAAGGGAAAGACAGTTATCAGGGACAAGATGGAGTGCAAGCTGCTACAGAACAATGGGAAAGATGGTTGAAGTGGAATGAGAACCATCACTGGTAACAAATAGGCTGGAAACCAAATGGTTGAGGGGAGTTTGGAGAGTTTTAAACAGCTGAATCTGTATTGTATCTGAAACAGTATTTGACTCCCAGGCACCAGCCCAGTGGTCCATTAACACTTCATCCATTAATGACTCCTCCATTGAAGGCACCATGACTCTATTATAATAGACTATACAGTCCCTTCCAAAAGTGTTGTAATGGCCAGacagtttgtttttgctatagactaaagacatttgggtttgagctcaaaagatgaatatgagatgatagatcaaaatttcagctttttctgattttctgttaaacaacttggatcATGGCACCTTAGATGGCAGACCAgacaatttttaggtgagcaaatgTATCAGAACAGATTAAAGTAAACGTAACATTTGGTTACATATCCATTGCTTGTGATAACTGAATTAAGCCAGCGAACCACTGATATCACcaaacttttattattttttaatgttttattattttgtaatgcttttccaggcttgtactgcagcatttttcagttgttgtttgttttggggggtttctcaaCTTCAGTCTCATCTTCAGGATAtttaatgcatgctcagttggtatggtgattgacttgaccagtctaaaacctttcacttGTTAACTCtgattgtcttgctgcattatGAAAATCATCCCAATTAGTTTATATGCAAGAAACTTGAGAAGATAAATAGATAATGTTAACAGTTTATAAGGACAGTGAATATACCTTGAATAAGTATGGTCCCTCATGGTACATCAATAGGTATAACACAATAATAAGGTCTATTTTTTGTAAATGCAtgaattttctcatttgttGAGAGAAGggaaatgtatcaaaatatatacaaaaaacatcattaaatattaaaactaaCAGCAACAACACTGGTAGCTCTGTCATCATAATGACCTGTCATCTGTTATCCCCGTACCACTTGAACAGTATAAATACCAGAGGAATATTATCATGAGGAGGTTCTCTGTTCACATTGCAACAGTTTATGATCTCCATTGACCCACCATTAATGTGTGATTTTCTCTGGTGTTGTATGGTGTAagtttttatcatttattatatttacatcttTATTTTTACAGACATGAAGAGTGCAGAAGATTATAGTAATTCAagcaatcatttatttaatgtttcaaAGTATTATTTTGAGAAGTTCTTGTTGTTGGAGGTCCTGGTTGGGATTTTCCTCTATATAAACTGCTTAATGATATTCACATTTCTGAAAAAGGAGGCGTTTAGAGAAGAAACTCGATACATTTTGTTTGCACAAACACTGTTTGTGGACACTGCTTTCATACTGTTATCTGGCTTGCTTACTATTGTGAGTTATTTCCAGTACCCCATGCACATGATTATTTGTACTCTCAGTTTCCTAATTCAGTCTATTTTCACCTGTTGTACACCACTGACTTTGGTGGCTATGTGTTTGGAACGCTATGTGGCTATATGCATGCCTTTGAGACATGCAGACATTTCCACCAACAGGACCAGATTATATGGGCTTCTTATCATATGGAGTGTCAGTTCTATAATTCCAGTGTTCAGTGTTATAGGATATTGGGCAGTAGCCCCAGCTGCTGCTCTATTCTCCTATGCAGTTTGTAATTCAGAGATAATGTTAGTCCAAGAATGGCAGGCACATGGTCGTGCCATAATTTTCATTatccttttcatttttatgtctaTTATCATTGTGTTCACCTACATCAAGATAATGATTGCAGCCAGAGCTGCATCTTCGGAGAAAAAGAAATCCACCAATAAGAGTCTCAGAACTGTGCTGCTTCATGCTGTTCAACTGTTTCTGTGCATGATACAGTTTTTTAACCCATATATAGAAATGGCATATTTCAAAGTTGAAGAAATCACATTTAAGAATATAAgatattctaattttattgtttttttgtttttaccacGTAGTCTTAGTCCATTGATTTATGGTGTCAGAGATGAAAAGTTTTTCCTTGTTTTTAGACATTACGCTTTGTGTGGTACTGACCACCTTTTCTCAACATTGTTTGAAATCAAACAAGTGAAAATAAGACCAATTTAAACACAACACTGGATATCATAACCTTAGAGATTTTTGTATGCAGTGGGGTCCAAATGtatgagaccacattgaaaatatataattttttttttttttacaaaattggaaataaacaaacttatggagtccatgccagcttgaGTTGACActgtctttaaaacaaaaaaagagaaatacaaAATACTCTACTTTTCAGTCAAGTTGTTGttgataatataatttgtatatgtgttgtattaaattattataaacttataaaaatgcaaaatagaagcattttcactagtggtctcaggtatcagtgctctctctctctctctctctctctctctctctctctctctctctctctctctctcctatatATTCAGGATATGTTGATGAAGGTTTTTACTAGAAATGTGTTATGgtttgacattttaataaataaacttccATGCTATTTCATAGGCACCTGATTATTATTGTATAatagtatatataaaaaaagaaagacaatcATTTTGTATAGATATACATTACTTTGTGTATCTATATAGGACTctataatgtattttatatatagttaattAGCTGGGATATAAAATTAAACATCATTAGGTTATTAACAATCTGTGTGTCCTTGTGTATAATTtatggagaaatacatgtaGCTCTATGATTTACTAAAGAAACTGACAAAATTCAGAAACTGTTAAAATTTGGTAATCTTGtgtcaaaatatataaatgtttgtgagaaaataaaatattgtgagTCAATGTGTCAAACACAGATTGTCAAACAATGGGGCTGGGAGTTACCAGCAGGGGGAGGCTCAAAGGTCACAGAAACACTCAAATGAGTAGAGAacaacccaaaagaaaaaaagagaccaAATCACTACATCACCTTCATTCACCAGTGCACATGCACCACAAGACTATGAGTCAACACCCCTTGCTCTTGGACATCCAGCTCCTaacaaaagagaaagacagaaaaatagaCAGAAATGATACCTACCTACAAAtcattaaatacaaaaaaaacccactacaTAAATACTAATGACCACATACATGCAAAATGGGCCCCCCCAAACCGCATCTGATCATGAAACACTAACCAGTTATCACCTATACTGCTGCAGGGTAGACAACAAGAAAATTCAACCCCCCGCCAATAACAAAACGATAAAGATACCACCAATCCTATAACACAGTATCATGCCAACAGCAATACAGCAGTGCGCCGCAGACAACAAGCGAGTCCCCAGTAACCCCCGCAACGGAATCCTAATTCCATCCACTAATCGAAGGCATACACTGTATGCCTGAAATAACATTCATGATTAAAACAATGACATATCAAACTATGATgagcaaaataaaaagaaactacATATGTAAGGTGCGAGGAATCTCAATCACACAGACAAGGGAAAATCAATGTGCAGACTGTAAAAGTAACACAGAACATACTTGATATAACCATGTCACCCTATAAGGGAAAAATAAATGCCACAAACAACTACGCTCCTACCTAAGTAATGGGCTGCGGAAGCGTCAACCATGGGAAACAGTCCAAATACTCTCCCACACACAGTAGGAAGCAAACAAGGAGCCCTTCTGCACGCCACGCAGCATGTGAGACCGGAAAAGGCAGTAACTCCATGATGCGATTCTCAACCAGACAGGTCTATATCCACTACCTCTAGCCATGCTGGGCTCACTCAATACCCCCTAACCAACCAATAGTAGCCCAACTGATACCCCTCAATCCCAGAGCCTAAATATTACTTTCACATTGGCCATTACCCGCTGGATGGTAATGCATGGTACAGGATTTCTGGACATTATACAGGTCACAAAGCTGTTGaatcaatatgttttgaaatTGCGGCCCTGGTCAGAATGTATACAAATGGGAACCCCGAATTTATAAAACCATTCTACTACCCACACTCGCACCACTGTGTCTGCATGTTGATCCTGTGTGGGAACCGCCAAGGTATATTTACTAAAGATGTCAGTCATCACCAAAATATTCTCTATGTCTGAACTAGAGGGTTCAAGCACAGTAAAATCAATGGGTTATATCTCACTATGCCTTGATGAAACAGGTGCCCCATAAAACTAGAGGCACCTGGTTGTATGTCCTTATTGAGGTGACACCGCTCACACTCCTGGCACCAGCGGGCCATGTCCCTCACCATTCCTGGCCAATATCATCTCTCCCATACCAATTCAATAGTGCGTCCGACCCCTTGGTGTCCATATTCCTGATGCAACCCTGTTAAAACCTCACCTTTTAAAATGGATGGCAAGATCAACTGGAGGCTCTCCTCAGTTCCATCTGGGTGGAAAACATGATGATACATGAAGACCCCATCCTGTTTGACCAAGTGGTCCCACTGGCGAAGAAGAGTAACAGTATCTTTAGATAGCAACTGGAGTTCCTGAAAACTAGAAAACACTCTAGGCCTCCAAAATGGGAGTATTTTCCCAATTACTATATCAGCCCCCCTGCAACCCCTTAATATCTGCCAATGGATAACTATGTAGAGTAGTCACCACAGATTAGATAACAAGGCTTTGGGTAGCCGATGAGGCCAACTCAGCCTCTACTACCTGCTTTACAGACCCAGGAACAAATATAAGGGGAACCACCCCAAGCATTTCCCCACTATTTAGGGGAGGCTGTCGGGAAAGAGCATCCGCATTCCGATTGCTCTTCCCAGGTCGGTAATGCACCTCAAAGTCAAAAGTTGAAAGCAGGGCTGCCCAATGCTGTTCCATTGCCCTAAGCTTAGAGAAGGCCAAATGACTGAGAGGGTTGTTATCTGTAAACACAATACACTTGTGCCCTAACAAATACTCCCCAAATTTTTCCGTCATGACCCACTTGAGTGCCAAAAACTCTAGGTTTCATAGAACTATAGGTGGCAGTGTTGCACTCAGTGGGCCTAAGGCTACGGCTTGCATAGGCAATAGGTTTTATCTTCCCTTCCTGCTCCTGAGAGTGAACAGTTCCCAAACCCTTGTAACTCGCTTCCACCTCTAAAATAAAAGGCAAAGAAAAGTCTGCATATGCCAAAATAGGGGCTTTAACAAGTTTACCATTCAAGGCCTTGAAACTTTCCTGGCAATGGGCCATCCAAGCATTTGCAAAATTCCGCTCTGCTCGATCCTGGGGGCGACGACCACCCCTTTCAGCTACCAACCTATGCAAGGGGGCTACCAACCTAGAGAATCCTTCTACAAATTGATGGTAATAACCAACAAAACCTAGAAAAGAGCGCAACTCGAAAAGGCTAGTGGGGCACTGACACTGTGCAACCACTACAACTTTCCTGGGATCTGTAGCCACCCCCTGAGAAGACACAACATGCCCCAAATACCTTACCTGTTGTTGAAAGAAAGCACACTTCCCTAACTTTGCTTTTAAACCCTCTCGTTTTATGCAACTCAGGACCACCTACAAATGCTCCAAATGTTGGGCCACTGAGGAAGAGAACACCCCTATATCATTAAGATATGAAAGTAAAGACTGTTGCTGTTTATCTCCAAACAATCTCTCCATCAAACGTTGGAATGTACTGGGAGCATTGCAAAGCCCAAAGGGCATTCTGTTCCACTCAAAAAGACCAAAAGGAGTGCAGAAGGCAGTCTTAGCCCTATCAGTCTCTGTGACCAGAGCCTGGTTAAACCAGCTTGCCAAATCCATAGTGGAAAACTAGCGGGATCCAGTTAATGCATCAAAGGATTCCACAATTTGAGACAAGGAGAACGCATTCCTTAGAGTCTTTGCTTTTAGTTGAGGATAGTTTACACAAACATGTGTAGACTACCATCCTTCTTCTTGAAAAGTACAATTGGGGAAGTGTAGGGACTACAGCTTTCCCTTATTACCTGAGCCTCAAGCAGTTGACTGATGTGGGTGTTCAGCACATCATACTCCGACAGTGGTTTGCGTCAATACCTCTGCCTGGCCGGAGTATCATCTATAAGAGGAATGTCATGTGAGAGTAGATTGGTACAACCCAAATCTCCATCATGGGCTGAAAACACTGACTGGTATTGCTTAAGCTCAACTAATGCAATGCAGTCAGAAATATAGGCCAGAGAAACAAATTTTTTCACACCAAGTTTATTACATATGTTGACAATAATTCCTAACGATGCCAGAATAAATAGTCATGTCATGTAATCAGGGTGATgaaggatgcaaatgcagttaaagCTTTATTAAGAGGTAGgaagacaaatacaaaacttttAGCAAAACAAATCAATCACAGGGCCAGGCGATGAGCAAATGGGCAAAACTAGGCACAAACGAGAAACATTAAACACTGGAACAAAAATGGGATCAATGAACAGAGAAGGCACAGGCAGTAAGGAACTGAACACAATACTTTGTGAAGTGACAATGAAACACAGGGGTTTTTCAATACACAACGTAATCACCAGGGAGACACAGAACAGCTGTGACACATTAGGAGACAACCAATAACATAATAAGAGTGgaaacaggacagaaaccaaaataaacacaCGTGTCACAAGTAAACACAGTCTGAGAACCCGGAATTGTGTTCTGTCACGCTTTGGGCTGTTCATGTTCGCTGTAGCAGAGCAGAGCGCATTTTATTCGGCATGCATGTTAACAAATGAGTG is a genomic window containing:
- the LOC108277602 gene encoding odorant receptor 131-2-like, producing MKSAEDYSNSSNHLFNVSKYYFEKFLLLEVLVGIFLYINCLMIFTFLKKEAFREETRYILFAQTLFVDTAFILLSGLLTIVSYFQYPMHMIICTLSFLIQSIFTCCTPLTLVAMCLERYVAICMPLRHADISTNRTRLYGLLIIWSVSSIIPVFSVIGYWAVAPAAALFSYAVCNSEIMLVQEWQAHGRAIIFIILFIFMSIIIVFTYIKIMIAARAASSEKKKSTNKSLRTVLLHAVQLFLCMIQFFNPYIEMAYFKVEEITFKNIRYSNFIVFLFLPRSLSPLIYGVRDEKFFLVFRHYALCGTDHLFSTLFEIKQVKIRPI